ATCCACCCGCAAACTCGCCCGACACGTGGAGCGTGGCACCGCCCGCATCCGGTCGGCGACCGTGTCGTTGCAACGCGGCCGGTGGCACGTGTCCTTTTCCGTGGAGATCACCAAGACTGAACCCACGCCCGCGACCACAGGCGGGGAGGTCGGTGTGGACCTTGGCGTGAAGCACCTGGCGGTGCTGTCCACCGGCGAAAGCATCGCCAACCCGAAGCACCTCGACGCCGCGCAGCGGGAGTTGCGCCGGTGGCAGCGCCAAGCCGCCCGACGCCAAGGCCCAGACAAACGCACCAAGCAGAAACCATCGAACCGGTGGCGCACAACCCAAGCACGCATCGCCAAGCTGCACACCGCCGTGGCCAACGCGCGCCGCGACGGGCTGCACAAGCTGTCCACCCGGTTGGTGGCCGAGTTCGACACCGTCGTGGTGGAAGACCTCCACGTGGCCGGGATGGTGCGCAACCGCCGGTTGGCCCGAGCCGTCTCCGACGTGGGCATGGGCGAGCTGCGGCGTCAGCTCGACTACACAACCACCTGGTCAGGCCGACAGCTGGTGGTGGCCGACCGTGGGTATCCCAGTTCGAAGACCTGCAACGACTGTGGTGCGGTGACAGCCAAACTGCGCCTGTCCGAGCGGACATTCACCTGCGATCACTGCGGCTACCGCACTGATCGCGACCTGAACGCGGCC
The sequence above is a segment of the Actinopolyspora saharensis genome. Coding sequences within it:
- the tnpB gene encoding IS607 family element RNA-guided endonuclease TnpB, producing the protein MDNWHTSRTGKRAGKRVGFPRFRSKRHRLSCRFSTGSFGLSESDRRHVQLPRIGLVRTHESTRKLARHVERGTARIRSATVSLQRGRWHVSFSVEITKTEPTPATTGGEVGVDLGVKHLAVLSTGESIANPKHLDAAQRELRRWQRQAARRQGPDKRTKQKPSNRWRTTQARIAKLHTAVANARRDGLHKLSTRLVAEFDTVVVEDLHVAGMVRNRRLARAVSDVGMGELRRQLDYTTTWSGRQLVVADRGYPSSKTCNDCGAVTAKLRLSERTFTCDHCGYRTDRDLNAARNLADLTSSPSCGATKNEPAGNPHKTSPAGSGYRHGKTPTQRAGANAA